The Oryza sativa Japonica Group chromosome 11, ASM3414082v1 DNA window AGAGGCTGTGGAGCGCTGATGTGAAAATTtccaaagaaaataaataataggtgCTTCGActagaaaataaataaaggaaCACAGCCCCTGTTGTTAAAAGGATtttattagaaaagaaaaagtatATAAAAAAGGGAAATTACAACAAAGAGATCCATTTAAGAACTACATCTTTGTCTTTCTCATTCACCCGAAGCAACAACACAAGGAAATCACCCTTAAATAGCTGTCTCCATGAAGCCAAGGAAGGGGGTTTATGATCATAAGATGAAACCATTCCTTTGCCTCCAAATATTCCAATCCCCATAAAGAAATTTTTACATGAAACAGTGGCCTTGGTAACAGTTTCTTCAGTGCACCAACATGTTGTCCAAGCTCAAAGATGTGTCCCAAGAGATACCTAGAACAGCTCAGCATGACTTTGCAAAGGGACATTAAAAAAAGAGATGCAGTAGATTCTAAAGGGGGTGAGCTGGGCAAAGAACACAACTGATATCACAATCATGGGGGCCGCAATGTTTATGGTTCAACATATATTTTGTGTTCAACCTGTCCATCAAACTTTAACCTTCGAGGTGGCCTTTCTCTTCCATAACCAATGGAAATGAATAGGTGGTTGCATGGCCTGAAAGTTTGGGGCATAAAACTTTTGAGAAGAGTACTTAAGATTTCCCCAAATGTAAGCGCAAATATCATTCTCCTGAGAAAAGTTAACCTCCTCCGACATTACTGATAAAGTAAACCAAAGAGTAAGTGATCTATACTCTACGATCCGTTCTATCTCTTAACTACCTAAGACGAGGATAAGCTAAAAGCCCCATGGGGAGTAAGGTAAGAGAGGTAAAATTACTATTGTCAACTTATTCAAATTCTAGGTAAAACGATATGTTGTAGGCATAGTGCTATTGTGGAATAAaacatagtagcaactcctaaTGAACAACCTAAGTTTTACCTTTACTCGAGGATGAGCAAAGGTTTAGCTTGGTGGTGTTGGTGATGGTCGTTAAGTACCAATTTCGATCGTGAACTGCCATAATAAACAAACGGAGAACTAACATTTCTTGCACATATATTAGAATTAAATAATATAGTTCAACTTGTATTGGATAAATACTATGTATGCAGAGATTATAAactaaagtgaaggagaaatgAGCCGACACCCAAAGAAACACACCTCAAGCGATTCACGTGTGAGCAGACGGATTGATGGGCCCAAAAGTTAGCTTGAACCGACCTAAAGTGGGACTAAATCACCGGGCACCGCCTTaggggcccacatatcagtccTCAGTGAAATGTGGTTGAGAGAGGTGGTACTGATGATTCGGCGAAACAGTTGGGAGTCTCCTGGGAATTAGTAACATTAGTTATTAACATAAGCATGGTTCTTAGGTTAGTTAAATGTTGTTAGATGTGAGTATGACCCACGGAAAGTGAGGGGggtggcaggtggtgacagccatGTCCATCCTTTATATTTCTTCACATCCGGCTATGACGGAAAATTAAATCCTAGCCTTGTGAACACGTATGTACCTGGGTACCTAGGAACAAAATCCTAGCCTTGTAAACACATATGTACCTAGGTACCTGGGAACAAAATCCTAGCCTTGTAAACACGTATGTGTTAAGTGTATACTAGACATTACTAGTATGGAAGTACATATGAACCTTAGCTCTCTTTAGTCCTTCTCCCCTGCTTAGTGTATCTTTATTAGAGATGAATCTCTTGTGCGTCACACTACTCATATAGCTTGATTAAGGATATATGAACTCTACCTTTACACCACCGCTTCCCTACGGAaatataaatacgataccctttgAATTCTCTTGGGTGAAATGCTACTGcggtatccgtgcgcttgcggattttccGGCGACCacaagaaataccaacagcttGCAACTCTTTGAGATCTACTTTCAGCCTTGCTTCTTCCTCTCCACCGATCTTCATGTTTAGATTTCATTTGTGTGAGAGAGTGTTGGATTTGAGTTTGCGTGCGTGCTTGGTGTTGACTTCATGAAGATTTGTTGAGGACTTGATTCGTCCCCAAGAGAATCTTGCTTCTACTTTTACTCTTAGGGGTTGAGGCCTCCTAGAGGGCTAGGCATCGGTCTTAAGCCACTgatctacttgtggttggcggggagaagtttgtgaaagtTGAATCTCACCTccgaaagggaagagataccaCTAGTGAAAAAATGAGTGCTttgtgcaacctcttgaggaaagggttggcGAAGATCCGACTCTTTGTGAGCTCCTCAACATAGACTAGAATACCCTTCAGGATTCGAACTTCAGGAACACCTCATATTGCAAGAACATCGGTGATATCCCTCTGACTCCTTTCTCTAGATTTGCTTGCTTGTGCCGCTTCTAGTCTAGTTGTTGTTTGTGCTTGCTCATCTTTCTTGTGACTAGCTAGATCCAGTTCTCTTTGACTTTCATTTGCTCTGTGATTATTGGGAATATCCGAAAATACTTTCGGATATATTCAAAAAGTATTGCTTCCACATTTACCTATGTTTTTAAACTAGCCTATTCACCCTCCCTCTAGGCCTAAgtgacctttttagtatcattATTTGTTTTTCCGTAGGGAAGACAACAATATGAAGAATAGGCCGATATATTCAAAATCATGCTATAGTTAATATACTATGGTCTAATATGGGTAAATGATAATCATGACAATAGTTAGGTAGCGTGACACACAGAAGAACCACCTCAATAAGTAAACTAGCGATTGGAGAAAGACAAAATGAATAGCTATGGTTTCATATGTACTTCTATATTTATCATGTTTAGTCAATACAACaatcatatacatatatatagctaggacATAGTTCTATGCACCCAGACACTACCGAGAGACCATCCCCTGTTGGTCTGCTAGTATGGTTATGGCATTTACCAAATCTTACATCATACCTAAATGTGGAGGAATACAAAGGACGGACaaggctgtcaccacctgccgcctatcTCACTTTTTGTGGGGCACACCCACATCGAACGATATTTAATCAATCTATGCACTATGCTTACATTGCTAAATAATATCACTAATTTCCTCAGGACTCGCACTCTACATATGGACAAGTAAGAACTAGTATGACCCGTTAACATCATCGGACCAATGTTGCAGCATAGATCGACAACCGAGCATAAAATCCCTGAGCACAATTAAATAAAGAAGATAATTCTATTATTGAGCTCGTAGTCTTACAAATACATACCTGAATATTTAAGAAGACTAGTAAACATAAGAACTATTCTAAGCCTAAACTCCACTAATCTATTCTATTATTGCTTCTTGAGTGTTGTGAAGTGAGAGTTTCCCTCCTTTATCTGTACTATATGTATAGATGATGTCCACTAACTCCTAAAGCTCATCATGTAAGTGTGCCACGTCATcacccactaacaattattaattagaatattttaaatcacatacaAGTGTACCACATCATTATCCACCAGCAATAATTATCTATAGTATTTTGAATATCATGCAAACATAACATATCATTTAgaattttgttatatttttacAGGTCATACAAGCAATGTTAAATCATTATCTCCATATctttttcacattatttaaatatatatatctatcattTCTACAATGTATAATATGCATTCATCCACACATCCCGCCGCAAAGCGTGAGGTATAAACTAGTAGCTGCTTATGACGGTTGCCAATGTCGGTTAACGctcacaaccgtcattaggAGGCAATCAATGACATCCACGTAGAAGGTGGATATGAGGGGGGAAGATAACGGTTCAGCCAACCTCTATGCCACCCCTCTCTCCACCGACTTTGTCCCAAAGGCTGCTATGTGGACCCCTATGGCGGTGCACGGTGGATTGAGCAAAATTAAGTTGGTTTGGTCTGACTTGTGAGCCCTTCAATCCATACATGCTTTCACGTGATTCCTCGGAGTTGTGATTTTTTGCATGCCATCATATTTTCTACTTCACTTTATTGTATAATCCATGCATTCAATGTATTATCGAAGAATAAGTGGAACTACATTATTTGTAAGTAATATGTGTGTAAGAAATGCTAGCCTCTTTTATTTGTTGAGCTAATTGACAGTTGAAATTGCTACATAACGACCATCAACAATATACAATAGGTATCGGCTTGTATCGAGGGGTCTCACGTGGTACCGATGGATAGTAGATCCAGTATCGATGGGTATCAACTAGTACCAATAGGGTACCAGATCTGGTACTTGTCTGCTATTATTTGGTTTGAATTAATGGGATACCGTACAATAATTACCTTGAAATCTCTTATTGTGTAAACTTGAAGCTAATTATATCCAACTTGCAACCCAATAACAGTACTAGTACTAAATGTGTATCGccttcctactccctccgtccattaatataagggattttgacattttacttatactgtttgaccattcgtcttatgcaaaaaaaaaattgtgtaaatataaaaaacaaaaagttatgcttaaactattttggataataaagtaagtcacaaataaaataaataataattctaattttttttaataagacgaatggtcaaacagtgcaagcaaaatgtcaaaatcctaaggacggagggagtacattgtaACTATCGGACAGTCATCAGGCTTAATTAATATAGAGCCCACCACTCAGCTTACCCTCGGCCAGATTGCATATATAGTCATCTCTGTGTACACAATACTTCTGCTCTAGCTTATATTTAGTTCCTAATCCTTTGTAGCATCTGCAAGAAGTTGTAGCGGTTAATTTTTCAGCACGCTTCAGCCATGGCACACACCATGGTGAGCGTTGCCACAGGGGTCCTGTGCCCTGTGATTGGGAAACTCTCTACTCTATTGCAGATGAAGTACAACAGGCTGAAGGGAGTAGATAGTGAGATCCTCTCCCTGAAGGATGAGCTAAGTAGTATGAACGCTCTACTCCTGAAGCTAGAGGACATCGATGACCTCGATATCCAAGTGAAGGAGTGGAGGGACCAGATCCGGGAGTTGTCGTATGATATTGAGGATAGAATTGATTATTTCATGTTCCAGGTAGATGGTGATGCCCACAGGCGTGAAAGCATGAAAGGTTTCTTGCAGAAGAGCATTCGACAACTGCGGATGCTTCGAGCACGCGACAAGATGGCTGATCAAATAATAAAGTTAAAGGCTCGTGTTGACATGGCGAGTGAACGTCGCAAGAGGTACAACTTTGATGAGACCTTGTCAAGTTCAATTGGTGTGGTGCCGATCGATCCTCGATTACCAGCACTCTATGTAGAAGAAGAAAACCTAGTGGGCATTGATACACCAAGAGTAGAGCTCATCAGGTTTTTGACCGAAGGGGATGATAAATTGCTGCAAAAACTGCAGGTGGTGTCTATTGTTGGAATTGGTGGACTAGGAAAGACAACTCTTGCCCGTCAAGTTTATGGAAAAATTAGTGGGCAGTTTGATTGCCAAGCATTTGTATCAGTTTCTCAAAAACCCGACATAAGGAAAATATTCAAAAATATACTGATCAATATAACAGAGCTCGATTACGGAGCTATAGATGCATGGGATGAGGAGCGGCTCATCAATAAACTCAGAGAATTTCTCAACGATAAAAGGTACGCACTTCTATTTTTAACTTCGTACTATTACCCTAATCGataattatttatttcattACCCCTACTCTTATCAATGTACATGTACAACCGCCTCCTCAAAATATTAGGTGGTCATTGCAAATTATTTTCAAAGAGAAAATAGCCTAAAACGCTTAGATGAATGAGTTTCTTCACCCATGAGCATTTTGTTACTGCAAGAACCAGTAGCACATCTAGAAATATTTTGGAGCTCGGGCAAACTTCACTATAGCTAATATTTACTACATAAATTCTATTTCTAATTTTCTAATTACATGAAATTTTAATGGATTAACCACCGACCAGCCCGAGTGGCTGCCTGGGTTTGCCGGCCCGTAGATCCGCCCCTGACAAGAACATATATTTCTAATAGTAGAACAtaggaaaaaaagaacaaaaccaTGCCATCCCTCTCATACCTCTCATACCAAACAGGCAGCCAGGACCCTATCCCTAAACACCGGGATAGACCTTGGCCGCAAAAACTATCAAGGGGTGACTCGTTTATAAAAATATCTTGATCTGTTTCTCCTACCAGTGCGGTCGTATGCGAAAATTGTTCTTACATAAGACCATCCTAATACGCCTACTTGTGAAAATGGATTTTCACATGTGGGATCGCCAGCTAGCGAGTGAAAATTTCCTTTTTCATATCCCCTAATCATAAGCTGGCTAGCCAGCTAGCCGCATATAATTATATGAAAACCTGTTTTGCCCACGTGTAAAAATCTATTCTAGTGGTGCCATTCACTATGGATGATTTATCCAATTAACTAATTTCATTTTACTCGACTATATAGCTCATATACAACTAACTCAACTTGTGACACAACGAGGCAAAAAAGTTACGTCGACCATGAGCTACTACCCTGAATCACTAGTATTCTAAAGGCTTGTATAAAGGGTAAATAAcctttttttctcatttctcTACATGTAACTATCTAGCTCTCTTTTCAACATTTGCATGTTAATGCACCGACTAACTACTCCCTGTACTTTTTCGAAGATATTAATTAATGGATAACGAACCATGACATTTCACTCAAAATTACTTCTCTCTTGTTTCTCCAATTCCTCTTCGTGcctaaataaaataataagGTTTATAGGTGCATTTTTTTGGTGGTTTACTAGTAATTAATCCTCCAGACAAAAAAGAATACTATTATTTAAGCATTTCAAAGTTAATAACACATAATTATGACCGCTTAATTATTTTTCGTAAAATATCCAAACAATAGTTACGCAGGTACACAATTACGAAAGTTTTAGTTAataataacaaattaaatttgGCTATGCTTTCATACATCGAAATAAAAGTTAGCCTAGTTTTACTACGCCAACTCTAAAAAGGCATATTTTAATTATGACCGGATGAATTACTAATTTTCGCATGTCTCACGCATGTATATGTGCCTATGTGTGGGATTATCATTTGTTAATTATATAGGTACTTTGTCGTAATTGATGATATCTGGAGCACAACAGTTTGGACAACAATCAGATGCGCTTTCTGTGAAAATTACCGTGGCAGTAAAATATTGTGTACAACACGTATCATTTCTGTAGCTGAAACATGTTGCTCGGCTGACTGcaaaaatatttatgaaatGAAACCCCTGAGTGATGTTTATGCTGAAAAATTGTTCATCAAAAGGATTTTTGGCTCTGAAGATCAATGTCCTGCTTATTTGAAAGACATATATATTGACATCTTGAGAAGATGTGGTGGTTTACCATTGGCAATTATTTCTCTAGCTAGCTTATTGGCTACCAAACCACGCACAAAAGAACAATGGGGGAGGTACAGAAATTCTGTTTGCTCAGCAACTGAGAACGTTCCCAGTGTAAGCAACATGCAGAGGATTCTATCTCTTAGTTATAATGACCTGCCCCACTATTTGAAGACATGCTTGCTATATCTAAGTACATTTCCAGAGGATGTGCTGATATTATGGGATCCATTGGTAAGAAGATGGATAGCCGAAGGGTTCGTCACTGCACAAGGTGAAGGTGGACGAACTTTAGAGGAAGTCGGAGAGTGCTATTTTAATGAACTAATCAATAGGAGCATGATACAACCGGACGAAATCCAATACGACGGGCAAGCTCATGCTTGCCGAATGCATGATATGATTCTAGATCTTATTATATCTAAATCAGTTGTTGAAAATTTCATCACTTCATTTTCTCATAATTATTTATTGGGATGTCAAGACAAGGTAATTCGTCGACTTTCCCTCGACTGCCGAGAGCGAGATGCTATACTTCCAGCAACCATGGTTCTTTCGAGTGCTCGATCACTTGTTGTGTATGGGTCCACCGAACACATTCCACTTATTTCAGCCTTCCATGTTCTGCGCACAATTGCCATAGAAAGCAATGATAAACTGAAAAATTGTTATCTCAGGGATATAGGGAGATTATTTCAGTTAAAATGCTTGAGGCTGAGAGAAGTAGGCATAAGTGAGCTTCCTGAAGAAATAGGCGAGCTACAAGAACTTCAGACACTAGAGCTCCAACGTACCCGCATAAAAGAATTACCCAAGAGCATAGTTCGGCTGAAAAATTTAGTGTTTTTGGTTGCTGATGGCATAACTCTACCAGAAGGAATTGGAAATATGAGAGCTTTGCAGAAACTTATAGGGGTGAAAGTTGATATCAGCATCCCAGTGGATTGTTTGCGTGAACTGGGTGGTCTGAATGACCTGAGATGTCTGTATATAATATGGTGTGTTAGTGATGCATACCCTGACAAGAAAACATACACAGATAGCTTTGTTTCTTGCATCGACGAGCTGTGTACATTCAAGCTTCGGTACCTACAACTTGGATGTGATGATTCATCTCTGGATTTCATGCTGGATTCTTGGTCTCACCCTCCTTACCCGCTTTACAATTTTCAGATGATCACTTACTACTGTTTCCCCATAATTCCAGAGTGGATGGCCACGCTTTTTAACGTCGCATTCCTGGACATCAATGTTACTTCTGTGGGGAAGGATGTTCTTCGGATCCTTGGGGACTTGccttctctcttatctctttCAATTACGACAAAAACAATTGTATCTGAAAGGCTAGTCTTCGGCAGCAATGGGTTCCAATGTCTGAAAGAATTTGACTTCCATTCATGGCAAGATGTCTTAGGTCCTTTATTGTTTGAGGTTGGGGCTATGCCAAAGCTCGAAAAGTTTCGGTTCAACGTGTGGGCACGAACACTAGGATCTCTAGACAGCAACTTCTATGAAGGCCTCCAGAACATGGCTTGCCTCAAGAATCTTGTCATTGAGGTAGACTGTAGGGAGGCGAGGGCAGAACAAGTGGAGGCTACAGAGGTTGCTGCGAAGAATGCCATTGCAAACAATCATCTCCCCGATCATCTCAATGTTCAAATGAGACGAACCAACGTAGACAGGATGATAAAGGACACGGTCATGGGCAACAGTGTTGTGGAACAGCAAGAGGAGACAGCAGTAAAGATTCACTATAACTGAAAACGTGTACTGTGGTGCAAGTAAGTAAACATGACTACACCAGTACTCAAATTACTCCAACCCTTGCACATACCTACAATTTGTGCTACTACTACAACTAAAACTACTTAGTACTTTGTTCAGGAATTGAATGGGATCACTACTGTTGGAGGTATGTCACGAGGACCTTCGACCGAGCTTGCCGAAACTAGTTCACAACCGCCAGGGCAAAGCATGGTGGCAAAGTGCCGATTGTCACAAAGACGAACGCTCAGCACGAATGGCTAGGGGAAGCCAAGGATGTTTGCCCCCTAGCCGAGGACCTTTGCCCCAGACCAAAAAGGGCTGAGGGACCGAAGTGACCAACCGACCAATGGAGGCCCACCTGGTGGCCCAAGATGAAGCGTTGGGTGAATTGTTACAATTACCCTCATAAATGTCTTTATCATAAGAGTAGTCATATAAATTCCTTTGTATTTAGTAACCCTAGGGTACATGAGCTAAGTACTAAGCCTATAAATAGAACCCAAGGGGCATGTATTGGGGGATCCTAAGAAATTTTGAATATTGCACTACAACGGGCACCCACATCTCAATTGGGCGGCAACCCCATCTGTGTCGGGCATGGAGAGTAATTACATTTGATGAGCTTTGTTGATGACATCATCGATTTATGATGTTTCTTTTACTAGAAAACGACATAAAGTTTAGCCACACTTGACTATAGTTCTATTGACTGGTCTGTTTTGTTTTTTGCAATTGTGTTGTACTGATGTGCCGCACTACTTGGGTGGACCACTGGTGTACTATGAATTAGATCCCACATGCAACTCTCTTTGATAAAAACACATGGGCTAGTCTATTGCACTGCACTCTTTGATAAAAACTTTGAAGGGATCGATCCACTCACCATGTTCTTTGACCCATAGCGCAATACTCTATAAAAACCAGGAGGAATTGGAAACCAGAAATTAATTAATGAGCTTATACCGGCAGGTTATTTACAAAAATGTGATGTTAGTTAAGGGGAGAAGAACCGTTTCACAATCATATCCGATGCTTCAAAATATTTGGGTAACAACTAAGCAAGCTGTACACCTGTAACTATCTTTGTTCCTTAGACTTCTCATGTACACCTGTAACTATCTTTGTCACAATCATATATACTCATGTACCGTTGCAAATTTGTATGTTCCTTAGACTCCCTACTGTCTATGGACTTCTCATTTGAATGCGCTGAACCATCAACTATCATCTGACCATAAAATGTCACTAAAGATGGATCACTACAAATGGTAGCGATTTAAATATTACAAAAGAATGATCGATATAGGATGAAAGGATCTGACGGATTGATTttgcaaaacgaaaaaaaaaaagactatcaACCACCATACATATTCTCCTTTTAACTCAGGCAAGATAAGTAGTAACTTCCGAGACTACAACCATGCACTGAACTGAATCAGCATACCAGGACAGCCGCTCACTCGCAGATTCTCAAAATGTAACGCGCGCGGCATATCCTGCAAGCACACTCCACACTCTGATTGTGTTTTGTTTCCGCTGTACATGATCAGGAGGCAACATCTAAAACCATCTTGGGCAGTACCAGACCTTGGTAAAGATACTGCAAACTGATATCAACTCTCCCTGTACATCAACCTAAGACTTCCACTCCTGATGTCGCTCATTTCCAGTTCTAATTTGTGATTGTGTACTTGTTTTGTTTTCCTAAAGAAGAGAAATAGTTTGGGGGGTTAGAAGGGGAGAAGTGTTTCAAAGGAATCTTGTAGATGAATGGATATACACATGAGAGTAGAAGGTGTCTAAATAGAGACATGTACTGCTGTACAGTAGGTAGTGGGTGGGTAGTGGGTCGATCGTCGGCACTAGATGAAAAGGACATGTTTCTTGAGTTCGGGCACCTCTAGTGTCGATTCAGTCAGAGCAGTCCATCAAAGCTGAATGAAATTTTGATTCAGTCATATTTTTTGAGTTAATCGCAGCACTTCActgactaattaattaacatcaatgCATAGAGTATCCTAGATGCACTCCAGGGTTACACTGCGATTAGAAGAACATGGACTTAGCACAGACTGACGGGCTAAAATATGTTCTGCAACATTAGCAAACCGATTCACATGAATGAAAGAGAGCAGGAATTCGGCCTGGATCTTTCTTGATATCATCGATTATACAGCCTACCCTCGAGCAGTTGCACACAACCAACGTGATTCGTTGGATGACAGAAAGGCGATCTGAATCTAGGATGATCCTGTGGAATCCTTCTTCCTTTGCTAAGAACAGGGTTTGGCGCACTGCCACTGCCTCAGCAACTTCTGGCACTGATCCCTGAGACAAGCTCATTGCATGCAAATAAACAGATGAAGTTCTGGTCTCTGACCGGAATATTGCAGCATCTGTATTGATCGATACGGTACCTATCGGTTGTGGAACCCATCTACAAACTGACAGAGGGGGGGAGTCACACCTAGAAACAGGCACAAGATTACAGATATGCTGCACGATCATATCCACATACCCCCATAATATTTTGTGCAGAGAAACATTCGCTACACCAGATCAGGTCACCTCTGACGACAgtaaaccctcacctttgactgGTTTGGGCCTGGTCGGAGAACAGTGGTCACTGATCTCTACAGTAGGGTACCCCTCTGCTCTTAGTAGGGTATCTTCTGCGTCGAAATCGTTTTATCTTAATAGAGTACCTACCAAAGGGTTGGAGCAGCATTTATTTCAGCTTTCACatgttcatcatcatcataattGTAATCACGTTTATTCAGTGAAAGAGATCCAATATAGGAACTAttcagattgatgccatttttaGCGATACCAATTTTATcatagttataaaaaaagtgtctacgtttagtttgttgccaaactttggtaaatacaaaagaaatcatgctaaaattttaacaatattgccaacttgccaaaattttggctacaatctgaacaggcctATATATCTAGGAGATTTCCTGGTGCGAAAACAACAAAAGCTCTGACATGGTAGGACCAAATATTTACGAATGCTTACGTTGTGAAGAAAGTACTAcctatgtcccaaaatatagcaactcgTAACTATGTTTCTAGGCACATACTCCAATAGTATTAATATAGTAACTTGTAACTATTTGTCTggatattgctatattttagaatggatggagtatataatatATGAAGAATCAGCACAACATGATAGCAGCCACACTCCAGGTTTAGGATCTGACAATAAACACAACAATTTCTGGTGCAATTGTCTCATTGTCTGTTTGGAGAGTAACAGAGCCTCGTAGATATCTTCCAAAAGTTTGGGAAGGCAGAAATCCATTGCAAAACAAGGCTGCACCGGGTATGCTGCTCCGGGTAAGTATCCAAACTGTCAAGAAAATGTCCTGCCTGGAGAACAACAAGTACTTCAGGGGGGTTTCTTACCTTCAGAGACATGATCAAGACACACTTCAAACCCTGTCAATTTTTCAGTGAAAAATGGAACCGGCTGGTCAAGAAGGATTCAAATAATTAAAGTGATGGTACAGACGTGACAATTTCAAGAGGAACAACAATGCCaacagattgtttttttttttttgttctgaaGTTCTAAATCATATAAAGACAAACAGACAGCAACCTGAACATGAAACTCTGCATCAGGATGAGCAATCAAAACAGCTTAGAAAGGCACATACATCTCTGAAGCCATGTCAATGCATTA harbors:
- the LOC107279290 gene encoding disease resistance protein RGA5-like, which produces MAHTMVSVATGVLCPVIGKLSTLLQMKYNRLKGVDSEILSLKDELSSMNALLLKLEDIDDLDIQVKEWRDQIRELSYDIEDRIDYFMFQVDGDAHRRESMKGFLQKSIRQLRMLRARDKMADQIIKLKARVDMASERRKRYNFDETLSSSIGVVPIDPRLPALYVEEENLVGIDTPRVELIRFLTEGDDKLLQKLQVVSIVGIGGLGKTTLARQVYGKISGQFDCQAFVSVSQKPDIRKIFKNILINITELDYGAIDAWDEERLINKLREFLNDKRYFVVIDDIWSTTVWTTIRCAFCENYRGSKILCTTRIISVAETCCSADCKNIYEMKPLSDVYAEKLFIKRIFGSEDQCPAYLKDIYIDILRRCGGLPLAIISLASLLATKPRTKEQWGRYRNSVCSATENVPSVSNMQRILSLSYNDLPHYLKTCLLYLSTFPEDVLILWDPLVRRWIAEGFVTAQGEGGRTLEEVGECYFNELINRSMIQPDEIQYDGQAHACRMHDMILDLIISKSVVENFITSFSHNYLLGCQDKVIRRLSLDCRERDAILPATMVLSSARSLVVYGSTEHIPLISAFHVLRTIAIESNDKLKNCYLRDIGRLFQLKCLRLREVGISELPEEIGELQELQTLELQRTRIKELPKSIVRLKNLVFLVADGITLPEGIGNMRALQKLIGVKVDISIPVDCLRELGGLNDLRCLYIIWCVSDAYPDKKTYTDSFVSCIDELCTFKLRYLQLGCDDSSLDFMLDSWSHPPYPLYNFQMITYYCFPIIPEWMATLFNVAFLDINVTSVGKDVLRILGDLPSLLSLSITTKTIVSERLVFGSNGFQCLKEFDFHSWQDVLGPLLFEVGAMPKLEKFRFNVWARTLGSLDSNFYEGLQNMACLKNLVIEVDCREARAEQVEATEVAAKNAIANNHLPDHLNVQMRRTNVDRMIKDTVMGNSVVEQQEETAVKIHYN